From one Musa acuminata AAA Group cultivar baxijiao chromosome BXJ2-6, Cavendish_Baxijiao_AAA, whole genome shotgun sequence genomic stretch:
- the LOC135615736 gene encoding probable LRR receptor-like serine/threonine-protein kinase At1g06840 encodes MSTTKYFFFVAALAALSFKFLQLTGAQLTDPSEVNALKAIRSRLIDPLGKLNNWEVGDPCTSNWTGVICYNLTLSDGYLHVIELQLFRRNLSGTLAPELGRLSRMTILDFMWNNINGSIPKEIGNITSLKLLLLNGNRLSGSLPEEIGYLPNLDRIQIDENHISGEIPKSFANLNKTKHFHMNNNSISGQIPAELARLPKLVHFLLDNNNLTGHLPPEFSSLPELLILQLDNNNFNGTSIPDSYVNMSKLLKLSLRNCSLQGPVPDFSQIPQLGYLDLSGNNLTGNIPSNRLSNNITNIDLSNNHLSGTIPSNFSGLPNLQKLLLENNNLSGSVPSNIWQNMNFTGNKSLILDFRFNNLTNLSDTLNPPANVTILLTGNPVCENANQLQIDRFCQVQSVQMNDTATNTGKICTCPMGYEYNPLSPLPCFCAYTLNVEYRLKSPGFSYFQPYYYDFEHYLTNGLRLFLSQLNIISFVWEEGPRLKMELRLFPTDSTIFNSSEVLRIRNMFTGWEIPDSVIFGPYELLDFELGHYGNNELLNPSSSKLSTGAVVGIILGAVAVAAILSAVVTILIMRRHSKSQMVSKKRLSSKIPIKIDGVKDFTYEEMELATHKFSSSTQVGQGGYGKVYRGILADGTIVAVKRAQQDSLQGSKEFFTEIELLSRLHHRNLVSLVGYCDEEDEQMLVYEFMPNGTLRDHLSARSKEPLNFPTRLRIALGAARGILYLHTEADPPIFHRDIKASNILLDSRFTAKVADFGLSRLAPVPESEGTAPGHVSTVVKGTPGYLDPEYFLTHKLTDKSDVYSLGVVLLEILTGMQPISHGKNIVREVTMACQSSMVFSIIDNRMGSYPSECIEKFVSLALRCCLDETDARPSMTEVVRELETIWRMTPEADTTASESTATDSGMKATPPSSSSDSRNPYVSSDVSGSNLLSGAMPTIIPR; translated from the exons ATGTCTACCACTAAATATTTCTTCTTTGTGGCTGCCTTGGCTGCTTTATCTTTTAAGTTTCTGCAACTTACAGGAGCACAACTCACTGATCCATCAGAAG TTAATGCTTTGAAGGCTATTAGGAGTCGTTTGATTGATCCTCTGGGCAAACTAAACAATTGGGAAGTTGGAGATCCTTGCACATCAAATTGGACAGGGGTGATATGTTATAATTTGACATTAAGCGATGGATATCTACATGTCATAGAGTT GCAGCTTTTTAGAAGAAATTTATCTGGAACTTTAGCTCCTGAGCTTGGCCGCCTTTCACGTATGACGATATT GGACTTTATGTGGAACAACATAAATGGCAGTATCCCCAAGGAGATAGGCAACATTACTTCTTTGAAACTCTT GCTCTTGAATGGTAACCGACTATCTGGTTCTTTACCTGAAGAGATTGGTTACCTCCCAAACTTAGACAGAATACAAATTGATGAAAACCATATATCAGGAGAAATTCCAAAATCATTTGCAAACTTGAACAAAACAAAGCATTT CCACATGAACAACAACTCAATAAGCGGACAGATTCCAGCAGAATTGGCCAGATTACCAAAACTTGTGCATTT TTTGCTGGACAACAACAACCTCACTGGACATCTTCCTCCAGAATTTTCCAGCCTTCCTGAATTGTTAATCCT TCAACTGGACAATAATAACTTCAATGGGACATCAATTCCAGATTCTTATGTCAACATGTCTAAACTGTTAAAGTT GAGTCTTAGGAACTGTAGCTTGCAAGGACCTGTTCCTGATTTCAGTCAAATACCTCAACTTGGATATTT AGATCTTAGCGGGAATAATTTGACTGGAAATATACCATCTAACAGGCTTTCCAATAATATAACTAACAT TGATTTGTCAAACAACCATCTTAGTGGAACCATTCCTTCAAACTTCTCAGGCCTTCCTAATCTTCAAAAACT GTTGCTTGAGAATAATAATCTAAGTGGTTCTGTTCCATCCAACATTTGGCAAAACATGAATTTTACAGGAAACAAAAGTCTAATCTT GGATTTTCGGTTTAATAATCTCACAAATCTGTCGGATACTCTTaaccctcctgcaaatgtcactatctt GTTAACCGGGAATCCTGTATGTGAAAATGCTAATCAACTCCAGATTGATCGGTTCTGTCAGGTTCAGAGTGTACAGATGAATGATACTGCAACAAATACAGGAAAAATCTGTACATGTCCTATGGGTTATGAATATAATCCGTTATCTCCTCTTCCATGTTTCTGTGCCTATACACTTAATGTTGAATATCGGCTAAAGAGTCCAGGGTTCTCATATTTCCAACCATACTATTATGATTTTGAGCATTACTTAACAAATGGCCTTCGCTTGTTTCTATCTCAACTAAACATTATCTCCTTTGTTTGGGAAGAAGGTCCAAGGTTAAAGATGGAACTGAGATTATTTCCTACAGATAGTACAATATTCAATTCAAGTGAGGTTCTGCGAATCAGAAACATGTTCACTGGGTGGGAGATACCGGATTCTGTTATTTTTGGACCTTATGAACTTCTTGACTTTGAGCTGGGACACTATGGAAACAATG AGCTTTTAAATCCTTCATCATCCAAGTTAAGCACGGGTGCCGTGGTTGGCATTATTTTAGGGGCAGTTGCTGTTGCTGCTATTTTATCCGCGGTTGTTACAATTCTTATAATGAGAAGGCATTCTAAAAGTCAGATGGTTTCCAAAAAACGCTTGT CATCAAAGATTCCAATTAAAATTGATGGAGTAAAGGACTTTACTTATGAAGAAATGGAACTGGCAACACACAAATTCAGCAGTTCTACTCAAGTTGGACAAGGAGGATATGGAAAAGTTTACAGAGGCATTTTAGCTGATGGAACAATTGTGGCTGTAAAACGTGCACAACAAGATTCTTTGCAGGGCTCAAAAGAATTCTTCACGGAGATAGAATTATTGTCAAGGTTGCATCATCGAAATCTCGTATCTTTGGTTGGTTACTGTGATGAAGAAGATGAACAG ATGCTAGTATATGAATTCATGCCTAATGGTACACTACGCGATCACCTTTCTG CTAGATCCAAAGAACCTCTAAACTTTCCTACGAGGTTGCGCATTGCTCTAGGTGCTGCCAGGGGCATACTCTATTTACATACTGAAGCTGATCCTCCTATATTTCATCGAGATATAAAAGCCAGCAACATCTTACTGGACTCCAGGTTTACTGCTAAAGTTGCTGATTTTGGACTTTCCCGCCTTGCACCAGTTCCAGAGTCTGAAGGTACTGCACCTGGTCATGTGTCAACTGTGGTGAAGGGCACACCG GGTTATCTTGATCCGGAATATTTTTTGACTCATAAGCTGACTGATAAAAGTGACGTATATAGTCTTGGAGTTGTGCTTTTAGAGATATTGACGGGGATGCAACCTATTTCTCATGGAAAAAACATAGTCCGAGAG GTGACCATGGCATGTCAGTCCAGTATGGTGTTCTCAATCATTGATAACCGTATGGGCTCGTATCCATCTGAGTGCATCGAGAAGTTTGTCTCATTGGCACTTAGATGTTGTCTGGATGAGACAGATGCAAGACCTTCAATGACAGAGGTAGTCAGGGAGCTTGAGACCATATGGCGAATGACACCTGAAGCTGATACCACAGCATCAGAATCCACAGCCACAGATTCCGGTATGAAGGCGACACCCCCATCATCATCCTCAGACTCTAGGAACCCCTATGTGTCATCTGATGTCTCAGGCAGTAACCTTCTTAGTGGTGCCATGCCTACGATTATCCCACGCTGA
- the LOC135615737 gene encoding uncharacterized protein LOC135615737, protein MATTVPPFRFVRCPRCKKLLTEFANVPVYQCGECGTTLRAKHYNATRKDIIVPLPENKSENRPDCGSMDNGLQSKNETAVCATNDRVQSADSPNPQSSSVDASNNCYKKGDELENQEERGLDSESLKLTNERIDLDHSLNEVDKSSDAHQQGHENLKMSERTQDSNESSSLRETASSEDNWSNRSDHDIHDNILRSATRNSNANDDSVSSAKGVSNTDAPHKRIPVSRRTFRQRKVQDSEDTTNAHKGEEVNRMSAGTQVQVQEVSQKPSIEKSADADRFDSNANELSTENKGYVSKDTSLNSEDFHSVQNWLEPENDGHLRSLPTNAELLKGSAKENDGHLRSLPTDAELLKGSAKENDGHLRSLPMDDAELPKGSANDRNGSPPAELNSLEHIQMEILKKVDELREEINGIFDKSDEGKGGSHQEEIHAKQLDSALVRLPPKPHCHKKGVPRPHRFNDIPSVLPHLSPCLHCQTSMCRRNRGYRSCHRNTSSIPCNTLSPGVHTPCHHKPQIKHEPEKPSNEMRRQQPKRHCRPIVSGAPFVICYNCFQLLQLPINFLVARKGLNKLQCGACSKVLEFSFRARDHGIPHTANDVDNLTSSEVDSSTDTTIRYKVSNFPSDDRSQGEPISYSEDYGLSLGISYTTDAEPPVNIQINGRHRTASQLHRLMGYGSASELLYRHSDIDEESEFTELTEPTPPHCNTPDETYVGDGMSGKAIYISDSASSRF, encoded by the exons ATGGCCACCACCGTCCCACCATTCCGCTTCGTAAGATGTCCAAGATGCAAGAAGCTTCTTACTGAATTTGCCAATGTTCCCGTGTACCAGTGTGGCGAATGTGGCACGACTCTGCGAG CAAAGCACTACAATGCTACCAGGAAAGATATCATCGTCCCACTGCCGGAGAACAAATCGGAGAACCGACCAGATTGTGGCTCCATGGACAATGGATTGCAATCTAAGAATGAAACGGCTGTTTGTGCAACAAATGATCGAGTACAGAGTGCGGACTCTCCAAATCCACAATCATCTTCTGTGGATGCTTCAAACAATTGTTATAAGAAAGGAGATGAATTGGAGAATCAAGAAGAGAGAGGCTTGGACTCGGAGTCTCTTAAGCTTACCAATGAGAGAATTGATCTTGATCACTCTCTGAATGAAGTGGATAAGTCTTCAGACGCTCATCAACAAGGCCATGAAAACTTGAAGATGAGTGAGAGGACACAAGATTCTAACGAATCCTCTAGCCTTAGAGAAACTGCTTCATCGGAGGACAATTGGAGTAACAGGAGTGATCATGACATACATGACAATATCTTAAGATCAGCTACCAGAAATTCTAATGCAAATGATGACAGTGTATCTTCTGCCAAAGGTGTCTCCAATACTGATGCTCCTCATAAGCGTATACCAGTATCTAGAAGAACTTTCAGACAAAGGAAAGTTCAGGATTCGGAAGATACTACCAATGCACATAAAGGAGAAGAGGTTAATAGGATGAGTGCAGGCACACAAGTTCAAGTTCAAGAAGTTTCACAAAAGCCATCGATCGAGAAGTCAGCTGATGCCGACAGGTTTGATTCAAACGCAAATGAGTTGTCTACAGAGAACAAAGGTTATGTAAGCAAAGATACCTCTCTTAACTCAGAAGACTTCCATTCGGTCCAGAACTGGTTGGAACCAGAAAATGATGGGCATTTGAGATCGCTTCCAACGAATGCAGAGTTGCTGAAGGGTTCAGCCAAAGAAAATGATGGGCATTTGAGATCGCTCCCAACGGATGCAGAGTTGCTGAAGGGTTCAGCCAAAGAAAATGATGGGCATTTGAGATCGCTCCCAATGGATGATGCAGAGTTGCCGAAGGGTTCAGCCAACGATCGAAATGGCAGCCCACCGGCTGAGCTCAATTCGCTTGAACACATTCAAATGGAGATACTGAAGAAGGTCGACGAATTGAGAGAGGAAATCAATGGAATATTCGATAAATCTGACGAAGGCAAGGGAGGATCTCACCAAGAAGAAATCCATGCAAAGCAGCTTGATTCAGCTTTAGTCCGGCTTCCTCCGAAACCACACTGCCATAAAAAGGGTGTTCCTCGACCACACAGATTCAATGACATCCCTTCAGTGTTGCCTCATCTCAGTCCCTGCTTGCATTGCCAAACATCGATGTGCCGCCGCAACAGAGGTTACAGGTCTTGCCACCGTAACACATCTAGCATACCCTGTAACACCTTGAGTCCGGGAGTGCATACACCATGTCATCACAAGCCTCAGATCAAGCATGAGCCAGAGAAGCCATCCAACGAGATGAGAAGGCAGCAGCCCAAGCGACATTGTCGTCCCATCGTAAGTGGTGCTCCCTTCGTCATCTGCTACAATTGCTTTCAGCTACTTCAGCTTCCTATCAATTTTCTCGTAGCGAGGAAAGGATTGAACAAGCTGCAGTGCGGTGCTTGCTCCAAAgttcttgagttttctttcagagCCCGAGATCATGGAATTCCTCATACTGCCAACGATGTTGACAATCTTACAAGTAGTGAGGTGGATAGCAGTACGGACACTACTATCAGATACAAGGTATCTAATTTTCCCTCGGATGATAGATCTCAAGGGGAGCCAATTTCCTACTCGGAAGACTATGGGCTCTCTCTTGGCATCAGCTATACTACTGATGCCGAACCACCAGTAAATATCCAGATAAATGGCAGGCATAGAACAGCTTCGCAGCTTCATCGGCTTATGGGTTATGGTTCTGCTAGTGAGCTGCTGTATCGACATAGTGATATCGACgaagaatctgagttcacagagcTCACAGAGCCAACTCCACCACATTGCAATACTCCTGACGAAACATACGTGGGAGATGGAATGAGTGGAAAAGCCATTTACATTTCTGATTCCGCTAGTAGCCGATTTTAG